One part of the Saprospiraceae bacterium genome encodes these proteins:
- a CDS encoding VCBS repeat-containing protein — MKNSLAKGFFLLIIFIKINILSSQDYYYAAIPGDTVILTINDFSSGSIQWQERDDDFDVWKDIPGAIINRYKSLVEKTNSNSKFYRAKVLKSGDPCFSYSSVIRQRIVQKVSDIQDGDFYAGGLVFYKQDSLGLVVAPYNNVEPLYGDQGFAPWGCFGVNIAGADSSGIGYGRENNRDILLDCNNPGIAAFMCDTLKLNGFDDWFLPSVDELWLLFDLHINNLVPFFSTVVNSGLDTHWSSTEHSSNSSWGIAGITSSGYPLRVAPDKIKELRVRAIRQFFRSSVLTFECSTILLNSGLIYDVVVKKIDSIPANVIVKFIGVGNDTDHYEWDFGKGLVISGSGRGPYEINYNFGGYNKISVKNSSSNCANDIAQSDYFRVKLFENLNLKLPHIHLGAFDWGDYNNDGLLDILMTGGLHFEIYKNVGIDSFNIIPLQFPKITLSGCDWGDFNNDKLLDFAVCGLADSICITEVYQNIGNDSFVKLNINLPGVKNGFVKWFDQNNDGILELLLSGEDNNNQALTKIYSGFAKAEPIEFNTNILNLKNSNGSFGDYNNDGFSDLLILGNDGTNRRTLLYKNENGQFVLIPTHFIDIEYGSVDWGDYDNDGALDFAITGAKDSIGIEYFNGGGGLKVSFSEVVFAGIYRQISTDSFNHKIVFNKYYNYALSELNWGDYDNDGFIDLAIAGVPRLSYVSTGIGGGKVPITYPSLVSIFRNYQDHTFNNIFVNIPNFLEILDNGNIIDGPSHDFACSYVAFGDYNNDGNLDILREGAGAIGSSIYKNLTSTKNFPPNAPKNLYSIPDCNKVQLNWGPAQDDHTPTQSIIYEIYIGSSPGKSDVLSEVNTYNIRNTHFVINNLKPGTYYWSVKAIDQAQSASAYAPEQSFTISPKPATPRISFNGIKLHSDAADGNQWYDQNGPVIGATQQEFLPIANGIYYVVISSNGCSSDTSNKLQVVLTGSSDLNRNFKIKTYPNPVSTELYIEIDGFAEQVSFEIINAMGQKVYHNSFKEKTKISTSSLKVGMYFIRFNIQNSYVFRKIIKN, encoded by the coding sequence ATGAAAAATAGTTTAGCAAAAGGTTTTTTTCTATTAATAATTTTTATTAAAATTAATATTTTAAGTTCACAAGATTATTATTATGCTGCAATTCCTGGTGATACGGTAATCTTAACAATTAACGACTTTAGTTCTGGGAGTATTCAATGGCAGGAACGGGATGATGATTTTGATGTGTGGAAAGACATTCCTGGTGCAATAATCAATCGTTATAAGTCATTGGTAGAAAAAACAAATTCAAATTCAAAATTTTACAGGGCCAAAGTATTAAAATCAGGAGATCCTTGTTTTTCATATTCATCTGTAATTAGGCAACGTATTGTGCAGAAAGTATCTGATATACAAGACGGTGATTTTTATGCAGGAGGCTTGGTTTTTTATAAACAAGATTCATTGGGATTGGTAGTAGCTCCTTATAATAATGTGGAGCCCTTATATGGTGACCAGGGATTTGCGCCTTGGGGTTGTTTCGGAGTAAATATTGCAGGAGCAGACAGTAGTGGGATAGGTTATGGGAGAGAGAATAATCGCGATATTTTACTTGATTGTAATAATCCTGGAATTGCGGCATTCATGTGTGACACACTAAAACTAAATGGATTTGATGATTGGTTTTTGCCTTCAGTGGACGAGCTATGGCTATTATTTGATCTTCACATTAATAATCTAGTACCGTTTTTTTCAACTGTCGTTAATTCAGGATTGGACACACATTGGTCGTCAACTGAGCATAGTAGTAATTCATCCTGGGGAATTGCTGGTATAACTTCATCTGGTTATCCATTAAGAGTTGCACCTGATAAGATTAAGGAACTTAGGGTGCGTGCAATTAGGCAATTTTTCAGATCAAGTGTATTGACATTTGAGTGCTCTACAATATTATTGAATTCTGGTTTAATATATGATGTAGTTGTAAAAAAAATAGATAGTATTCCTGCGAATGTTATTGTAAAATTTATAGGAGTTGGCAATGATACGGATCATTATGAATGGGATTTTGGAAAAGGATTAGTAATTTCCGGGTCAGGAAGAGGACCTTACGAAATTAATTACAATTTTGGTGGCTACAATAAGATTTCTGTCAAAAATTCCAGCAGTAATTGTGCAAACGATATAGCTCAGTCAGATTATTTTAGAGTGAAATTATTTGAAAACTTAAATTTAAAATTACCTCATATCCATCTGGGTGCATTTGATTGGGGAGATTATAATAACGACGGCTTGTTAGATATATTAATGACAGGTGGTTTGCATTTTGAAATTTATAAAAATGTAGGAATTGATTCATTTAATATTATCCCGCTACAATTTCCAAAAATAACTTTGAGTGGATGTGATTGGGGTGATTTCAATAATGACAAATTGCTAGATTTTGCTGTTTGTGGGTTAGCAGATTCTATTTGCATTACAGAAGTTTATCAGAATATTGGAAATGATTCCTTTGTTAAACTAAATATTAATTTACCTGGTGTTAAAAATGGATTTGTAAAATGGTTTGATCAAAATAATGATGGTATTCTTGAGCTCCTACTTTCAGGAGAGGACAATAATAATCAAGCGCTAACAAAAATATATTCTGGATTCGCAAAAGCAGAACCCATAGAATTCAATACGAACATTTTAAATCTTAAAAATAGCAACGGTTCATTTGGAGATTATAATAACGACGGCTTTTCTGATCTTTTGATTTTAGGCAATGATGGCACCAATAGAAGGACACTGTTGTATAAAAATGAAAATGGCCAATTTGTATTAATACCTACCCATTTTATTGATATAGAATACGGTTCGGTAGATTGGGGAGATTATGATAATGATGGTGCATTAGATTTTGCAATAACTGGCGCAAAAGATAGTATTGGGATTGAATATTTTAATGGTGGGGGCGGGCTAAAAGTTAGCTTTAGTGAAGTTGTATTTGCTGGGATATATCGGCAGATCTCAACCGATTCATTTAATCACAAAATAGTATTTAATAAATATTATAACTATGCATTAAGTGAATTGAATTGGGGTGACTACGACAATGATGGGTTTATTGATCTGGCAATTGCTGGCGTCCCTAGGCTGAGTTATGTGAGTACAGGTATTGGTGGAGGCAAAGTACCAATTACTTATCCTAGTTTAGTATCCATTTTTCGAAACTATCAAGATCATACTTTTAATAATATTTTTGTGAATATACCTAATTTTCTTGAAATACTTGATAATGGGAATATAATTGATGGGCCAAGTCATGATTTTGCTTGCAGTTATGTTGCATTTGGAGACTATAATAACGATGGAAATTTAGATATACTTAGAGAAGGGGCAGGAGCTATTGGCAGTTCGATCTATAAAAATTTAACTTCAACAAAGAATTTTCCACCAAATGCGCCTAAAAATCTTTATTCTATTCCTGATTGTAATAAAGTCCAATTAAACTGGGGCCCAGCTCAGGATGATCACACACCCACACAATCTATCATCTATGAAATTTACATTGGTAGCTCTCCGGGAAAGTCTGATGTTTTATCTGAAGTCAATACCTATAACATTCGCAATACACATTTTGTAATTAACAATTTAAAACCCGGCACTTATTACTGGAGCGTCAAAGCCATAGACCAGGCACAAAGTGCAAGTGCCTATGCTCCCGAACAGTCATTTACCATAAGTCCAAAACCAGCAACACCAAGGATCAGTTTCAATGGAATAAAGCTTCACTCTGATGCTGCTGATGGCAATCAATGGTATGATCAGAATGGACCGGTTATAGGGGCTACACAACAGGAGTTTTTACCTATAGCAAATGGCATTTATTATGTTGTAATAAGCTCCAATGGATGCAGTTCTGATACTTCAAATAAATTACAAGTAGTTTTAACTGGTTCATCGGATTTAAATCGCAACTTTAAAATAAAAACCTATCCCAATCCTGTTAGCACTGAGCTGTATATTGAAATTGATGGATTCGCTGAACAAGTGAGTTTTGAAATCATCAACGCAATGGGACAAAAGGTGTACCATAATTCCTTTAAAGAAAAAACAAAAATTTCAACATCAAGTTTGAAAGTTGGAATGTATTTTATTAGGTTTAATATTCAAAATTCCTATGTTTTCAGAAAAATTATTAAAAACTAA
- a CDS encoding T9SS type A sorting domain-containing protein encodes MDTSGLYAQILVNAENCDSIVWIDLTVLYSVVDTITASACDSIVFGNISYYNTGIYQQHYTGSNTCDSSFILNFTINKSSSDTIQQTVCNFILINNKLYSESGIYHQFLINSLGCDSILVIELIVHYSSTETITQTACDSIIINNQKYTSSNTYIQVLSNSENCDSVLVLELTINQSSSDTIKQTACDSIIVNNEVYKTTGTYFQLFTNTENCDSIIVLELTINHSTNETLLLTACDSAIINNQTFKATGTYTQLLSNTNNCDSTLRIELTINQSSRDTIQLTACDSAVINNQTFKSSGTYTQILSNTNNCDSTLQIELIIHQSSRDTIQLTACDSVIINNQTFKSSGTYSQSFTNANSCDSTLIIELTINQSSSNTIQLTSCDTIVINNQTYSESGMYIQFLSNSENCDSILIIKLSIINIDTSISQNGINLTANQSAASYQWIDCTTGLPIANETNQNFTATANGLYAVIISSNTCIDTSSCYQITLVSTHSTQIENTITLFPNPTYGYLSILSKENLKDATIRILNTNGVIQQIWTKQNGKQFSYDISQLTSGIHFVEIQNNVSVKRIKLLKI; translated from the coding sequence TTGGATACGAGCGGACTCTATGCACAAATTTTAGTAAATGCTGAAAATTGTGATTCTATCGTCTGGATTGATCTTACCGTGCTCTATAGTGTAGTAGACACCATCACTGCAAGTGCATGTGATAGTATCGTATTTGGAAATATAAGCTATTACAATACCGGGATATATCAACAACACTATACTGGTTCAAATACTTGCGATTCAAGTTTTATCCTGAACTTTACAATAAATAAAAGTTCTTCAGATACCATCCAACAAACTGTTTGCAATTTCATTTTGATAAACAATAAGTTATATAGTGAATCTGGGATTTACCATCAATTTCTTATAAACTCTCTTGGATGTGATTCCATTCTTGTGATAGAACTTATCGTACATTATTCATCTACTGAAACCATTACACAAACTGCGTGTGATAGTATTATTATTAATAACCAAAAATATACGAGTTCCAACACTTACATTCAAGTATTATCAAATTCCGAAAATTGTGATTCGGTACTTGTATTAGAACTTACTATAAACCAGAGTTCCTCAGATACTATTAAACAAACTGCTTGTGACAGTATCATTGTAAATAATGAAGTTTATAAAACAACAGGAACCTACTTTCAACTATTTACGAACACTGAAAATTGTGATTCTATAATAGTCCTGGAACTCACTATTAATCATAGTACAAACGAAACCTTACTACTTACTGCTTGCGATAGTGCCATCATCAACAATCAAACGTTTAAAGCCACAGGAACATATACACAATTATTATCCAATACCAATAACTGCGATTCTACTTTACGAATTGAACTTACGATCAATCAAAGTTCAAGAGATACGATTCAACTTACTGCTTGCGATAGTGCCGTTATCAACAATCAAACATTTAAGTCTAGCGGTACTTATACACAAATACTTTCAAATACTAACAACTGTGATTCTACTTTACAAATCGAACTTATCATTCATCAAAGTTCAAGGGATACGATTCAACTTACAGCCTGCGATAGTGTTATCATCAACAATCAAACATTTAAATCCAGTGGAACGTATTCGCAATCATTTACGAATGCGAATAGCTGTGATTCTACTTTAATAATTGAACTTACGATTAATCAAAGTTCTTCAAATACAATTCAGCTAACTTCCTGCGATACGATTGTAATCAATAATCAAACATATTCCGAAAGTGGTATGTATATCCAATTTTTATCCAATTCAGAAAATTGTGATTCGATTCTTATAATAAAACTTTCAATTATTAATATTGATACGTCTATCAGTCAGAATGGAATTAATTTAACTGCAAATCAATCGGCTGCTTCATACCAATGGATAGATTGTACCACGGGACTTCCAATAGCCAATGAAACAAATCAAAACTTTACGGCCACTGCTAATGGTTTGTACGCTGTTATTATTAGTTCCAATACTTGCATAGATACCTCCTCCTGTTATCAGATTACTTTGGTATCTACCCATTCGACGCAAATAGAAAATACGATTACATTATTTCCAAATCCAACTTACGGTTACCTAAGCATTCTAAGTAAGGAAAATTTAAAGGATGCGACGATTCGAATTCTAAACACAAATGGTGTTATACAACAAATATGGACCAAGCAAAATGGAAAGCAGTTTTCTTATGATATTAGCCAATTAACAAGCGGT